One window from the genome of Hyalangium gracile encodes:
- a CDS encoding MotA/TolQ/ExbB proton channel family protein: MTSLLLLVQAGQPELGWLSRKLLGVTLSSAEWVLWLLVTLSVLSIALMLERAVYFATHRLSDSEALAVKLARGEFDAVRAAIQGKKGMEAAVIREGLDSTAQGPDTVEQVIASTVSRERPQYERYLSFLGTLGNNAPFIGLFGTVLGIIKAFNDLGATNVKGAAIQQTVMAGISEALVATAVGLAVAIPAVVAFNVFNRQLKTLTSRTNALGFALVGSLRAEGRKTATSAEGR; this comes from the coding sequence ATGACGTCCCTCCTTCTCCTCGTCCAGGCTGGCCAGCCCGAGCTCGGCTGGCTGAGCCGCAAGCTGCTCGGCGTCACTCTCTCCAGCGCGGAGTGGGTGCTGTGGCTGCTCGTCACCCTGTCCGTGCTCTCCATCGCGCTCATGCTCGAGCGCGCCGTCTACTTCGCCACCCACCGGCTCAGTGACTCGGAGGCCCTGGCCGTCAAGCTGGCCCGCGGCGAGTTCGACGCCGTGCGCGCCGCCATCCAGGGCAAGAAGGGCATGGAGGCCGCCGTCATCCGCGAGGGCCTCGACTCCACCGCCCAGGGCCCCGACACCGTCGAGCAGGTGATCGCCTCCACCGTCTCCCGCGAGCGCCCCCAGTACGAGCGCTACCTGTCCTTCCTGGGCACCCTGGGCAACAACGCGCCGTTCATCGGCCTGTTCGGCACGGTGCTCGGCATCATCAAGGCGTTCAACGACCTGGGCGCCACCAACGTCAAGGGCGCCGCCATCCAGCAGACCGTGATGGCCGGCATCTCCGAGGCGCTCGTCGCCACCGCCGTGGGCCTGGCCGTGGCCATCCCCGCCGTGGTCGCCTTCAACGTCTTCAACCGCCAGCTCAAGACGCTCACCAGCCGCACCAATGCCCTGGGCTTCGCCCTGGTGGGCAGCCTGCGCGCCGAGGGCCGCAAGACCGCCACCTCCGCGGAGGGGCGCTAG
- a CDS encoding ExbD/TolR family protein yields the protein MAGGAQQDNEEEITGINVTPLVDIVLVLLIIFMVTANFIVRETVEVDLPRAANGGETVQGLVNVVLDKDGKLYFDGTEVPEDELNRKVAEAVAKDKDTRAIISADQSLPYGRVMHLIDVVKGQGIAKFALNIQKDAAPTPAAAPASP from the coding sequence ATGGCCGGCGGTGCGCAGCAGGACAACGAAGAGGAAATCACCGGCATCAACGTCACGCCCCTGGTGGACATCGTGCTGGTGCTCCTCATCATCTTCATGGTGACGGCCAACTTCATCGTCCGCGAGACGGTGGAGGTGGACCTGCCCCGCGCCGCCAACGGCGGCGAGACGGTGCAGGGGCTCGTCAACGTCGTCCTCGACAAGGACGGCAAGCTCTACTTCGACGGCACCGAGGTGCCCGAGGACGAGCTGAATCGCAAGGTGGCCGAGGCGGTGGCCAAGGACAAGGACACCCGCGCCATCATCAGCGCCGACCAGAGCCTGCCGTACGGCCGGGTGATGCACCTCATCGACGTGGTGAAGGGACAGGGCATCGCCAAGTTCGCCCTCAACATCCAGAAGGATGCCGCGCCCACACCCGCGGCGGCTCCCGCGAGTCCCTGA
- a CDS encoding energy transducer TonB, which produces MSQAILDNPLPPRRSSQWALVFVLVSLALHGVGLFALSRMKDRAIHEAQKPVELVMVEVQKPPPPPPPPKEEPKPPEPPKARPPPKPPPVKVAQAEKPPPPPPEQAPPPPNEPPPEPTKPVPLVVGISMSSTTAAGGFAAPVGNTAYGKVDSKAKAPSEVKEYAAPKYTPIYQVDSEPQVASEVKIPYPEEARRAGIEGTVTLSITIDPEGKVVAAKIISGPGYGLNEAARDAIKRFRFKPAIKGGEAVSTEMKYAYTFLLD; this is translated from the coding sequence ATGAGCCAGGCGATTCTCGACAACCCGCTGCCTCCACGCCGCTCGTCGCAGTGGGCCCTCGTGTTCGTGCTCGTCTCGCTGGCGCTGCACGGCGTGGGCCTGTTCGCGCTCAGCCGCATGAAGGACCGCGCCATCCACGAGGCGCAGAAGCCGGTGGAGCTCGTCATGGTGGAGGTGCAGAAGCCTCCGCCTCCGCCCCCTCCCCCCAAGGAGGAGCCCAAGCCCCCCGAGCCTCCCAAGGCCAGGCCCCCGCCCAAGCCGCCCCCCGTGAAGGTGGCCCAGGCGGAGAAGCCGCCCCCGCCTCCGCCGGAGCAGGCCCCGCCTCCGCCCAACGAGCCGCCCCCCGAGCCCACCAAGCCGGTGCCGCTCGTGGTGGGCATCTCCATGTCCTCCACCACCGCCGCCGGCGGCTTCGCCGCGCCCGTGGGCAACACCGCCTACGGCAAGGTGGACAGCAAGGCCAAGGCCCCCAGCGAGGTGAAGGAGTACGCGGCGCCCAAGTACACCCCCATCTACCAGGTGGACTCCGAGCCCCAGGTCGCCTCCGAGGTGAAGATCCCCTACCCCGAGGAGGCCCGGCGCGCCGGCATCGAGGGCACCGTCACGCTCTCCATCACCATCGATCCCGAGGGCAAGGTGGTGGCCGCGAAGATCATCTCCGGCCCCGGCTACGGACTGAACGAGGCGGCGCGCGACGCCATCAAGCGCTTCCGCTTCAAGCCCGCCATCAAGGGCGGAGAGGCCGTCTCCACGGAGATGAAGTACGCCTACACCTTCCTGCTGGACTAG
- a CDS encoding MarR family winged helix-turn-helix transcriptional regulator has product MEARATQSSEAVGSSRPEENLAREAWKPLFELIQERMRHFPGLAAEFDLSTVQAHMLRTLGYGPQPMSVMASYLACDASNVTGLVDRLEARGLVERRSAEHDRRVKLLCLTAAGAEVRQRLMERVAEPPAAISALSAEDLRALRDVMVRAVAKLSEQREASRGSCAPLPARDDKPG; this is encoded by the coding sequence ATGGAGGCCCGCGCGACGCAGAGCAGCGAGGCGGTGGGCTCCTCCAGACCCGAGGAGAATCTGGCGCGCGAGGCGTGGAAGCCGCTCTTCGAGCTCATCCAGGAGCGCATGCGGCACTTCCCGGGACTGGCGGCGGAGTTCGACCTGTCGACGGTGCAGGCGCACATGCTGCGAACGCTGGGCTACGGCCCGCAGCCGATGAGCGTGATGGCCAGCTACCTGGCGTGTGATGCCTCGAACGTGACGGGGCTGGTGGATAGGCTCGAGGCGCGGGGCCTGGTGGAGCGGCGCAGCGCGGAGCACGACCGGCGGGTGAAGCTGCTGTGTCTCACGGCGGCGGGCGCGGAGGTGCGGCAGCGGCTGATGGAGCGGGTGGCCGAGCCGCCCGCGGCCATCTCGGCGCTCTCGGCGGAGGACCTGCGCGCGCTGCGCGACGTGATGGTGCGCGCGGTGGCGAAGCTGAGCGAGCAGCGGGAGGCCTCGCGCGGGAGCTGTGCTCCGCTGCCCGCGCGAGACGACAAGCCGGGCTAG